The DNA segment TACCGGCAGCGGTTTAGCTTGAGCGGTTTATCACTTAAGAACTGCTTTTATCTGTCCAAAGAAACCCGGTCACCTCATCTAATTTGCAGTTGTGTAGATTTATTGATCCTTAATGGTTAGTTATTCAATTATTCAGTTTTTCAGAAACGTCCCTGGTACTACATGATAAGCCTCCCGTCGGTGACATCTTAACCCGGCCTTATTGCCGAGTTACGATCATCATACCGAGTGGTTGCCCACCATGTTAACTCTTCCTATCCCCCTCTTCCTGTGTCGGTTTTTGAAGGTGAACTCTCGTCAAGTTCTCGCTGGTGCTTTAACGCTGCTCACCTGATAAATCTAACTTCATATCCACAATCTTTAGCAAAATAGGCAATCTTTCTCCAATAGTGACCGGTTGGCTCCATTCCAATTAGCACATCTTTTAAACAAAAGCTTGCTTTTGCTTCTTCGGTAATCTTCACAAAATAATCAAATCCCCGCCTTGTGTTGTAGACCTTCGGATATTTGCCCAACACTTCACCATCTTTGTTCATAAGACATAGTGCATTAAATTCACAACCTATATCCATTCCTATCACCAGCGTTTCTTTCGTTATTCTTTGACGTCTCTCAAACTGCTTGTTAAAATGTTTTCCAATCATGGCAATTACCTCCTCTGTTAAGGCCTTGTCAATGACTAAATTTCTTCTTAACAGATTGTAATTGCCATGTATTTTTTGCAAGCCTTTCGCTTTCTTATAGTAAGCTCCATTTCTAAAGGTGTCTTATTTTTCTGTCCGGATCAAGGGGTTCACTCCAAAGCTCCACCGGGTAACGTGGCCCATGGGGTCGGTTTCAGCTGTTTTGTTTCCCATTGCGTCGTATGAGTAGTAAAATACTCTTTCTTTTG comes from the Bacillota bacterium genome and includes:
- a CDS encoding IS110 family transposase — protein: MIGKHFNKQFERRQRITKETLVIGMDIGCEFNALCLMNKDGEVLGKYPKVYNTRRGFDYFVKITEEAKASFCLKDVLIGMEPTGHYWRKIAYFAKDCGYEVRFIR